Proteins encoded together in one Carya illinoinensis cultivar Pawnee chromosome 3, C.illinoinensisPawnee_v1, whole genome shotgun sequence window:
- the LOC122303657 gene encoding putative WEB family protein At1g65010, chloroplastic, translating into MQQHGEHLEEELKQKTEKLRVTEKERDRALDELKDVQKLALEANMKLSETMSPKKVAEIKLELSSVQDSLSIASQELKLKEKDIESLKLELEKAKGLELKMAESNASLQKLKMELSTVTTSEANARALLSESKIRIQELEAEIKKGKESDMKTFDSLVAQTKQLEQTKILLEESKLEVASLREEMKKLEGSSGQSGFASQSCPEDNLAMQKALESLRSELLLAKEHLAHAQEGEKIASLKGKTFLEEMELLKNELKLATELEGNDKKAMDDLALALKEVAAEATREKENLGVTQAELEYTKEEAENLKLMLKSKEEKYEELLGQAMKEADQYKNTAERLRLEAEDSLMAWNAKETGFVDCIKRAEEERFAAQAESSRLLELLTEEEKKTMASKEENQKLRDIFKQALNEANVAKEAAAIARDENSQLKDSLAEKEDALDFLTRENENLSINHAAAFENIKGLKRLLSETVTKELEKEEKDKSTKAEDFNTQNSANKEHIKDGNLMNRAFSLNHKELKPPNKHKDLDGHHEMDGALRGSVFGTLNLPDSTAHFSKKPSSVFTDGGETVHPGDFDSLDKTHFEDLDNDKSSRKKRALLRRFGDLMRRRNFQRKETIIE; encoded by the coding sequence ATGCAGCAGCATGGGGAGCATCTTGAGGAGGAGCTGAAGCAGAAAACAGAGAAATTGAGGGTCACCGAAAAAGAGAGGGATCGAGCACTTGATGAGCTGAAAGATGTGCAAAAGCTGGCTTTGGAGGCCAACATGAAGCTTAGTGAAACGATGTCCCCCAAGAAGGTCGCAGAGATAAAATTGGAGCTGAGTTCAGTACAGGATTCATTGTCGATTGCAAGTCAAGAACTAAAGCTCAAAGAGAAGGATATCGAGTCTCTGAAACTCGAACTGGAAAAGGCAAAAGGGTTGGAGCTCAAAATGGCAGAGAGTAACGCCTCATTGCAGAAGTTAAAAATGGAGTTGAGTACTGTCACAACCTCTGAGGCTAATGCACGAGCCTTACTGTCTGAAAGTAAGATACGAATTCAGGAATTGGAGGCGGAAATAAAGAAGGGAAAGGAATCGGATATGAAAACGTTCGATTCATTGGTGGCACAGACAAAACAGCTTGAGCAAACCAAGATTTTGCTTGAAGAGTCAAAGCTAGAGGTTGCTTCTCTTcgtgaagaaatgaaaaaattggAGGGTTCATCCGGGCAGAGTGGATTTGCATCCCAAAGTTGCCCGGAGGACAACCTTGCTATGCAAAAAGCGTTGGAGAGTCTCAGGTCTGAGCTCCTATTAGCAAAAGAGCATTTGGCTCATGCCCAAGAGGGAGAGAAAATTGCTTCCTTGAAGGGAAAGACTTTTCTTGAGGAAATGGAGTTGCTTAAAAATGAACTAAAGTTGGCAACCGAGTTAGAAGGGAATGACAAGAAGGCGATGGATGATTTAGCACTGGCACTAAAAGAAGTGGCAGCAGAAGCAACACGGGAGAAGGAGAACCTCGGCGTAACCCAAGCAGAGCTAGAGTACACAAAAGAGGAGGCAGAGAATTTGAAATTGATGCTAAAGAGCAAGGAGGAGAAGTACGAAGAACTTTTGGGTCAGGCAATGAAAGAAGCCGATCAGTATAAAAATACAGCAGAGAGGTTGAGATTAGAGGCTGAAGATTCGCTCATGGCATGGAATGCGAAAGAAACCGGCTTTGTTGATTGCATCAAAAGAGCAGAAGAGGAAAGGTTTGCTGCACAAGCTGAGAGCAGCAGACTGCTTGAGTTGCTCacagaagaagagaaaaagaccATGGCATCCAAGGAAGAAAATCAAAAGCTGCGGGATATATTTAAACAGGCTTTAAATGAAGCTAATGTTGCAAAAGAAGCTGCAGCAATTGCAAGGGATGAAAATTCCCAACTCAAGGATAGCCTGGCCGAGAAGGAGGATGCCTTGGATTTCCTTACCCGAGAGAATGAAAACCTTTCTATCAACCACGCCGCTGCTTTTGAGAACATCAAAGGGTTGAAGAGGTTGCTTTCTGAGACAGTAACAAAGGAGctggaaaaagaagagaaggatAAATCGACAAAAGCAGAAGATTTCAATACTCAAAACTCAGCGAATAAGGAACATATTAAAGATGGCAACCTAATGAACAGAGCTTTCAGTTTGAATCACAAGGAGCTGAAACCTCCGAATAAACACAAGGATCTGGACGGTCACCATGAAATGGATGGGGCACTTAGAGGTTCAGTATTTGGCACTTTAAATTTGCCGGATTCTACAGCCCATTTCAGCAAAAAGCCCTCGTCTGTATTCACAGATGGTGGAGAAACAGTACATCCAGGCGATTTTGATAGTCTGGATAAAACCCATTTTGAGGACTTGGACAATGATAAAAGCTCAAGAAAAAAGAGAGCATTACTACGAAGATTTGGAGATCTAATGAGGAGAAGAAATTTTCAGAGAAAGGAAACCATCATTGAATAA